The Pirellulales bacterium nucleotide sequence CGATACCGAGCAAGCGCAGCGGCTGCTGTTGGAAGTAGCCGCCAAAACCCCGGAAGTGCTGAAAACCCCGCCGCCGAAAGCCGTATTCATGGGGTTCGGCGAGAAGTCGCTGGACTTTGAGCTACGAGTGTTCGTCGGCAACGTGGATGCACTGTTGCCCGTGCGGCATCAAATGAACATGGCGATCGACCATTCGTTTCACGCCGCGGGATTGGAAATTGCCTTTGCCCAGGCCGACACGTTTGTGCGCCATGCGGAGGAATCGCAAGCGGGGATTGAACAACCGAAAGCAGCATAAGCGTGCTGTGGATTGGGGTTCACCCTGGCAGTGCGTTTTCGTTTCCAAACTGTGCGCCGACGGGCTATAATGGCTGGGAGGTTTAGCGATGACAACATTACTTCAAGAAGCAATCGACGCCATGGCAAAGCTGCCTCCTGACGATCAGGATGCGCTTGCCGCATTGATTCTCCAAGAGATTGCCGACGAACAACGCTGGCAAGAAAGTTTCTCTCGCTCCCCGGATGCACTGGCAAAATTGGCGGAAGAGGCCAGGAAAGAAATTCGCTCTGGCCGTGTGCGAGATGTGGGCTTCGATGAGCTATGAAGTCCCGAGTTACGGAAGGATTCGTCGCTCTCTTCTCAAAGCTGCCGGATGCAGTAAAAGAACAAGCGCGAAAAAGCTAGCAAATTTGGCGGCAGAACCCGGCCCATCCTGGTTTGCACTTCAAACGAATCCACGGTCAGCAGCAACTATATTCCGTGCGAGTTGGGTTGGGAGGGCGTGCAATCGGGCTGCTGGAAGGCGATGCGATCACGTGGCATTGGATCGGCTCGCACGCTGAATACGATAAGCTTCTCAAGCGACTCTGATGCCAAGCGCGAATGATTTAGCGTTCCAGCTCGCGCGATTTGCGAGCAGATTTTGGCGAGCGGCCGTTGGTTTGCTTTGTGCCATTCGAAGCGCCATTAGCGCCGTTGCTGTGAGCCGCACCGTTGGAAGTTTTTCCGGTTTGGGAAGGCAAGTCCAGGGGTTGCAACCCCTGGACTTGAAAGTGGTCGGATTTCAAATCGGCCAATGAAGAATCATTCGATTTTTGCTCGCCAGCCCACTCCACGCCGAGCTTCGTTCCGAATACCCGCTTAAATAATTTGGTGCGCCGGCGGGCGCCCCACAAATCGACTTCCGGATTGAATTCGGAGTGCACCAGGAGTTCCAATTTTTTCTCGGCGTGCTTGTCAGTCCGCCCTAGCGTTACGTCTTTCACTTGTTGGCTATGGCTGCGATCTAATCCGCCGGCTAGACGCAGGATCGCGGCCAATTGTTCCACGCGGCGCTGATCTTCGGAGGGAAGCTGACGGAAATTGGCGTGCTTTTGCTTGGGACGCGCGCCGCGGTGATACCGGGCAATGTTGGCGATTAGCTCCAACTCTCGCGGGCGGAAACCGGCCAGCCGGCTGTTCAAAATCAAATGATAACTGTGCTTGTGATGTTGATCGTAATTGATCAAGTAGCCCACGTCCTGCAAGCGGGCAGCCGCTTCCAACAGCGGGCGATCGTCCGGGTTTAGGCGGAATTGCTCGGCGATTTGTTCAAAAATCCGGCCGGCCAAGCGCGCCACCTGGCGGCCATGCGCCAATTCGTACTCACCGGTGCAAGCGGCAGCGAAGCGATTAATGGCAGCTTCTCGATCCGCCGGATTTGCGCTGGGAGCGCCCAGAGTGTTGTCGATCATCGTCAGCAACAAACCGTCGCGCACCCCGCGGCTGTGAACTTGCAGCAAGTTGACTTTGAAGTGCCGCATCAACCGATCGACCACCGCAATGCCCGCCACGATGATGTCGGCCCGATCGGGCGCCAACCCCGGGACTTGCCGCCGGGTTTTTAACGGCATTTTGCGGAGGCGATCGAGCATGTGGCTGACTTCAGCCCGCGAGAGCAAATAGCCACGCGTCGGCAAACCGACCTGCTTGCGCGAGGCCATCATCATTTCGGCCATGCTGGTGAAGGTGCCGCCGGAGCCAATCAGGAGGTGAGGGGGAAAGAATTCGCGCTGGGCCTGCTTCTTCAGGGTACGGTCGATGGCATCGATCATCCGCTGGTAATCTTCGCCGGCCATGCCCGGCCCGTTGCCGTAAATTTCGGTGAGCCGCACCGCCCCCAACGAGGTGCTGACGATCGATTCAATGACATTGCCGCTGGCCAGCACAATCTCGGTGCTGCCGCCGCCAATGTCGGCCACGACCACATTTTTGCCGCTGAGGTCAAAAGCCCGCTGAACGCTGTAAAACGCCAGGTGAGCTTCCAGATCGGAGCTGATGACTTCCACGTCGATGCCCACTTCGTCTTTCACGCGGCGGCAATACTCAGGCCCGTTCACAGCCTCGCGCACGGCACACGTGGCAATGGTCCTCAGCTCCGCCACTTGATAACCGGCGGCAATTTGTTTGAACCGCCGCAAGGCTGCCAGGGTAAGCTCCACGGCCTGTGCATCGAGTGTGCCCGTGGAACTGAGGGTGCGGCCCAACCGGGTGGGCTCGCGCTCTTCGTCCAAAATTCGGTAATTGCCGCCGCGCAGCGGTTCCGCCACCATGAGCCGCACGCTGTTGGAGCCGATGTCGATCGCCGCCAGCCGGTGAGCTAATTCGGTCGACAGGAAAATTTGCTTATCGTCCATGTGTGGCTGATTTGCAGTGAGAGAAGGTAGTTACCACCCCACTATATTCTAGGATAACAAAAAGGCCGTGGTTCGACGACGCGAGTTGAACCCAGAGGCAAAACCGCCGATAATTTTTGATTCGTGATCCGTATTTCCAAATTAATTATATTCCTCGCATGAAGCTGTTGCGTGATCTTGCCGATTTGCCCGCTGCAGTCCGAGGCGGGGCCGTGGCCATTGGCAATTTTGACGGTGTGCACCGGGGGCATGCGCGAATCGTGGAGCGGCTTTTAATTCAGGCCCGGCAGTGTGGTGGCCCCGCGGTGGTGTTCACGTTCGATCCGCATCCTGTGCGCTTGTTGCGCCCGCAGCACGCACCGCCACCGCTCACTTGGACCGACCGCAAAGCGGAGCTGCTGGCCGAGCTGGGGGTCGACACTACCATCGCCTATCCCACCGACGACGCACTTTTACAACTTTCGCCCGAACAGTTTTTTAAAAAAATCGTAGGCAATACGCTCCAGGCCCGCGCCATGGTCGAGGGGACGAACTTTTTTTTCGGCCACCATCGGGCAGGCAATATCGAAGTGCTGCGGCAATTATGCGCGGCACAGGGCACTGCGCTGGAAGTGGTGGAACCCTTGATGCTTGCTGGGGCGCCGGTTTCGAGTTCTCGCGTGCGGCAGTGCATTGCCGCTGGACAGATTGACCAAGCCAATCAAATGTTGACGCACCCGTATCGGATTCGTGGAATGGTTCGACATGGTGCGGCGCGCGGGGCAAAAATCGGTTTCCCCACGGCGAATGTGGATGCCGTCGATACGCTGCTGCCGGGCGTAGGCGTGTATGCCGGCCGGTGCACAGCCGAAGGCGCGACATGGCCGGCGGCCATCAACGTGGGTTCCAATCCGACGTTCGGCGAGCAAACCTTGAAGGTGGAAGTGCATTTGATCGGCTTTCACGATTCGCTTTATAGCCAGCCGCTGGAGGTTGACTTCCTGGCACGTCTCCGCGACATTGTGCAATTTGCCGATGTCGATGCCTTGAAGACCCAACTGGCCCGGGACGTGGCTGCGGCCGAAAAAGCATTCCAACAATTCGCCCATGAGCAGCCCTGATAGGAATCAGCCGCACCCATACCGAGTGAACCGCATGAGCATTAACTGGCCAAGATTTGTGGAAGTCATCAAGGCCCATCAGCGATTTTTACTGGTCAGCCACATTCGGCCCGATTGCGACGCACTGGGGAGCGAACTGGGCATGGCTGGCATTCTCGATGCGCTGGGCAAACAGGTTCGGATTGTCAACGGCCAAGCCACTCCGCCAAACTATCGCTTCATCGATCCGCATCGCCGCATTCAAACCATTAACGTGGAAGTGCGGCAGGCAGATTTGGAAGATGTTCAGCTTTTGATGATATTGGACACCAGCGCTTGGGCGCAACTGGGCCC carries:
- a CDS encoding bifunctional riboflavin kinase/FAD synthetase; translated protein: MKLLRDLADLPAAVRGGAVAIGNFDGVHRGHARIVERLLIQARQCGGPAVVFTFDPHPVRLLRPQHAPPPLTWTDRKAELLAELGVDTTIAYPTDDALLQLSPEQFFKKIVGNTLQARAMVEGTNFFFGHHRAGNIEVLRQLCAAQGTALEVVEPLMLAGAPVSSSRVRQCIAAGQIDQANQMLTHPYRIRGMVRHGAARGAKIGFPTANVDAVDTLLPGVGVYAGRCTAEGATWPAAINVGSNPTFGEQTLKVEVHLIGFHDSLYSQPLEVDFLARLRDIVQFADVDALKTQLARDVAAAEKAFQQFAHEQP
- a CDS encoding Ppx/GppA phosphatase family protein — its product is MDDKQIFLSTELAHRLAAIDIGSNSVRLMVAEPLRGGNYRILDEEREPTRLGRTLSSTGTLDAQAVELTLAALRRFKQIAAGYQVAELRTIATCAVREAVNGPEYCRRVKDEVGIDVEVISSDLEAHLAFYSVQRAFDLSGKNVVVADIGGGSTEIVLASGNVIESIVSTSLGAVRLTEIYGNGPGMAGEDYQRMIDAIDRTLKKQAQREFFPPHLLIGSGGTFTSMAEMMMASRKQVGLPTRGYLLSRAEVSHMLDRLRKMPLKTRRQVPGLAPDRADIIVAGIAVVDRLMRHFKVNLLQVHSRGVRDGLLLTMIDNTLGAPSANPADREAAINRFAAACTGEYELAHGRQVARLAGRIFEQIAEQFRLNPDDRPLLEAAARLQDVGYLINYDQHHKHSYHLILNSRLAGFRPRELELIANIARYHRGARPKQKHANFRQLPSEDQRRVEQLAAILRLAGGLDRSHSQQVKDVTLGRTDKHAEKKLELLVHSEFNPEVDLWGARRRTKLFKRVFGTKLGVEWAGEQKSNDSSLADLKSDHFQVQGLQPLDLPSQTGKTSNGAAHSNGANGASNGTKQTNGRSPKSARKSRELER